A genomic region of Synechococcus sp. NOUM97013 contains the following coding sequences:
- a CDS encoding adenylate/guanylate cyclase domain-containing protein: MKGLIRQRLIAIAWRASLLAPLALLPWLTRLDAASRQLLFQVRGPIPLAEDVVLLGIDEASLDPQLTEFGPWPWPRATQAALAREVLRLGAARVVFNIVHAGPSRLGSADDMAFQSLLKPWQDKVVLSASLVRQQAQDFEQVELRRPWDASYPSGLSAFSMDDFGVVQSVPGTKQLQLLLAPFPTPHPASLAHLGAGVSPSKGDDGIDFLGPSESIPVIPAWAVSSLPEDTWRNKIVIIGSTAPSLGDQLETPFGQQSGSEVLLSAISGLRSGRGFRSLDSFPLALIVISWLLLCNWRLAAPSTASGSAISALLLGCFAMGLTTLAWLCGLWLPGAALTLMPLVAGAVRSGDLFQKESAQRRFLHSVLSRRVSPNLLRDMLRSGQESWMRLGGRREQCVVLFTDLVGFTARSNVMDAEGLFRLLNRYFEAIAAPVLHEQGLLDKFIGDALMAEFGVPVHRGERAEALAAVRAALAMQANLDALNRELEMEGQAPLRQGIGIHCGEVIAGNLGSSDRLEYTVIGATVNLASRLESLTRQFPEHPILMSADVRDLLDDDVVVEELGDHSVKGWPEPITVFGLIALRSQP; encoded by the coding sequence TTGAAAGGCTTGATCCGTCAGCGTTTGATCGCCATTGCATGGCGCGCATCTCTCCTTGCCCCACTTGCACTCTTGCCGTGGTTGACGCGCCTGGATGCAGCCAGTCGGCAGCTTCTTTTTCAGGTGCGTGGGCCAATTCCTCTGGCTGAAGATGTTGTTTTGCTGGGGATTGATGAGGCGTCACTCGACCCTCAGCTCACTGAATTTGGACCTTGGCCTTGGCCGCGAGCAACGCAGGCAGCATTGGCACGTGAGGTTCTTCGCCTTGGGGCTGCGCGTGTTGTGTTCAACATTGTCCATGCCGGCCCCAGTCGTTTGGGTTCAGCCGATGACATGGCGTTCCAATCGCTGTTGAAACCCTGGCAGGACAAGGTTGTGCTCAGTGCGTCCTTGGTGCGTCAGCAAGCACAGGATTTCGAGCAGGTCGAACTGCGTCGTCCTTGGGATGCTTCGTATCCAAGTGGTCTGTCCGCATTCTCGATGGACGACTTCGGCGTTGTTCAGTCGGTTCCGGGCACAAAGCAATTGCAGTTGTTGCTCGCGCCATTCCCGACTCCCCACCCTGCCTCATTGGCTCACTTAGGAGCGGGTGTCTCTCCGTCAAAGGGAGACGATGGGATCGATTTTCTTGGCCCTAGTGAATCGATTCCAGTGATTCCTGCCTGGGCAGTCAGTTCGCTCCCTGAAGACACTTGGCGAAACAAGATCGTCATCATCGGTTCGACCGCTCCGTCCCTTGGCGATCAGTTGGAGACGCCATTTGGACAGCAAAGCGGATCTGAGGTGCTGTTATCAGCGATTTCAGGTCTGCGCAGCGGACGTGGTTTCCGAAGTTTGGATTCCTTCCCGCTGGCGTTGATCGTGATCAGCTGGTTGTTGCTGTGCAATTGGCGTCTTGCCGCGCCTTCGACTGCTTCCGGCTCCGCGATTTCCGCACTGCTTCTGGGGTGTTTTGCGATGGGGCTGACGACTTTGGCTTGGCTTTGCGGGTTGTGGTTGCCTGGAGCGGCCTTAACGCTGATGCCATTGGTGGCTGGCGCCGTGCGGTCTGGTGATCTGTTCCAGAAGGAGAGTGCTCAGCGTCGATTTCTTCACTCTGTTCTGTCCAGGAGGGTGTCTCCAAACCTCCTGCGCGACATGTTGCGCTCAGGTCAGGAGAGCTGGATGCGCTTGGGCGGAAGGCGTGAGCAATGTGTGGTGCTGTTTACCGATTTGGTCGGATTCACGGCCCGCAGCAATGTGATGGATGCAGAGGGTCTTTTCCGTTTGTTGAATCGCTATTTCGAAGCGATTGCTGCACCTGTGCTTCATGAGCAAGGCCTGCTGGACAAATTCATTGGTGATGCCTTGATGGCCGAGTTCGGTGTTCCTGTGCATCGTGGAGAACGTGCTGAAGCATTGGCTGCTGTGCGCGCCGCCCTGGCCATGCAGGCCAACTTGGATGCACTCAACCGAGAGCTGGAGATGGAGGGTCAAGCTCCGTTACGCCAGGGCATCGGCATTCATTGTGGCGAAGTGATTGCCGGCAACCTTGGTTCAAGCGATCGTTTGGAGTACACCGTGATCGGGGCCACGGTGAATCTTGCGAGTCGACTGGAATCGTTGACACGACAATTTCCCGAACATCCGATCTTGATGAGTGCGGATGTTCGCGACTTGCTAGATGACGATGTTGTTGTAGAGGAATTGGGCGATCATTCCGTTAAGGGTTGGCCAGAGCCGATCACTGTTTTTGGCTTGATTGCTCTTCGGTCCCAGCCTTGA
- a CDS encoding FecR family protein, which produces MGLSFRVQALSLAIAGIVFSGLPSRAIQPRIVEVPNGPAFVRLPGMSEVDAISGQVLSTDALLRTTKPGRMQVMLGTGRQFRMGGDAQLRLGNSGVELIKGAIIGWINPGTQNRAPFTIKTRLATASIQGTTVFIQYTDNQFKIFSWEGKVTVTTSSGQRFTLNSGQQLLLDSEFVGSITDLSLDAARNAIWAPPVVIPEADIERRLQKSRLINGFSSPLDTLPVIERELGVMAPSP; this is translated from the coding sequence TTGGGGTTGTCGTTTCGCGTTCAGGCTCTATCCCTCGCCATTGCTGGCATCGTTTTCTCGGGTCTACCGTCAAGAGCCATTCAGCCTCGCATTGTTGAGGTTCCCAATGGACCTGCTTTTGTGCGACTTCCCGGTATGTCGGAGGTTGATGCCATTTCCGGGCAAGTGCTCAGTACTGATGCGCTGTTGCGAACGACGAAGCCTGGGCGAATGCAGGTGATGCTTGGGACCGGGCGTCAATTCAGGATGGGAGGTGATGCTCAGCTACGTCTTGGCAATTCCGGTGTTGAGCTGATCAAGGGAGCCATCATTGGATGGATTAACCCCGGCACGCAAAATCGTGCCCCGTTCACGATCAAGACACGTCTGGCCACAGCCTCGATCCAAGGCACCACCGTTTTCATTCAGTACACCGATAACCAATTCAAGATTTTCAGTTGGGAAGGCAAGGTCACTGTCACGACCAGTAGTGGACAGCGTTTTACGTTGAACAGTGGTCAGCAACTGTTGTTGGATTCCGAGTTTGTTGGTTCCATTACGGATCTTTCCCTGGATGCTGCGCGTAATGCGATCTGGGCCCCGCCCGTCGTGATTCCCGAGGCAGACATCGAGCGCCGTCTTCAGAAGAGTCGTCTGATCAACGGCTTTTCTTCCCCTCTCGACACCTTGCCCGTGATCGAGCGTGAATTGGGCGTCATGGCCCCTTCGCCTTGA
- a CDS encoding ATP-dependent 6-phosphofructokinase, producing the protein MAYEEVLNNPAGFNFEIEQLGEAQFANPSSKEVFVEEGERIIFSSQLKNLKRQLETCEEIPTFEKAGARRKIFHNPAQTKAAIITCGGLCPGLNNVIKGLVNVLEQDYGVEEIHGIRYGYKGLTEASEHDPIRLNSKFVDQIHKQGGTILGSSRGNQDPEKMVDTLQAKGINLLFCIGGDGTLKGARAIAEAATQRKANISVVGVPKTIDNDLGFVEKTFGFETSVQVASEIITSAHHEAEGAENGIGIVKLMGRDSGFITATASLANSVVDVCLIPETPFKIGGTDGICRDLEQKLDRNNHAVIVVAEGAGQELFQNSEKKQDASGNILKDDIGELLKNEITTHFKSKGIPISIKYLDPSYHIRSVAANASDAVLCHLLAEYAVHAGMSGKTNLVIGYWNNFFTHVPIKLATKERRMVDLDGALWRGVISATRQDE; encoded by the coding sequence ATGGCATACGAAGAAGTGCTCAACAACCCCGCTGGGTTCAATTTCGAGATTGAACAGTTGGGGGAAGCGCAGTTTGCCAATCCAAGCAGCAAAGAGGTCTTCGTGGAGGAAGGAGAAAGAATCATCTTCTCAAGCCAACTGAAGAACCTGAAGCGACAACTGGAGACATGCGAAGAGATTCCGACATTTGAAAAAGCAGGAGCCCGTCGAAAGATCTTCCACAATCCCGCTCAAACAAAAGCAGCGATCATCACCTGCGGCGGCTTGTGCCCCGGCTTAAACAACGTGATCAAAGGATTAGTGAATGTCCTTGAGCAAGATTATGGAGTCGAAGAAATCCATGGCATCAGATATGGATACAAGGGACTGACTGAGGCATCTGAACACGATCCAATTCGATTAAATTCAAAATTTGTCGACCAGATTCACAAGCAAGGTGGCACTATTCTTGGATCATCAAGGGGGAATCAAGACCCTGAAAAAATGGTTGACACGCTTCAAGCCAAAGGGATCAATTTACTCTTTTGCATCGGTGGAGACGGCACCTTAAAAGGGGCTCGGGCGATCGCAGAGGCAGCAACACAACGGAAGGCCAATATCAGCGTCGTCGGCGTGCCAAAAACAATCGACAATGATCTTGGCTTTGTTGAAAAAACCTTCGGCTTTGAGACCTCTGTTCAGGTCGCATCAGAGATCATCACATCAGCCCACCACGAAGCGGAGGGAGCGGAGAATGGCATTGGCATCGTGAAATTGATGGGTCGAGATTCAGGATTCATCACAGCAACAGCATCACTGGCCAATTCAGTGGTTGACGTGTGCTTAATCCCTGAAACACCATTCAAAATCGGCGGGACCGATGGGATCTGCAGAGATTTGGAGCAAAAGCTGGATCGAAACAATCATGCAGTCATCGTCGTCGCAGAGGGAGCAGGGCAAGAGCTCTTCCAAAACAGCGAGAAGAAACAAGACGCATCCGGAAATATTTTAAAAGACGATATCGGCGAGCTACTAAAAAATGAAATTACAACTCACTTCAAAAGCAAGGGCATTCCGATCAGCATCAAATACCTCGACCCCAGCTACCACATTAGAAGCGTTGCGGCGAACGCTTCAGATGCCGTGTTATGCCATCTTCTCGCAGAATATGCTGTTCATGCCGGAATGAGTGGAAAAACCAACCTGGTCATTGGATACTGGAACAACTTCTTTACACATGTGCCTATCAAGCTCGCCACAAAAGAACGAAGAATGGTCGACCTGGACGGCGCCTTATGGAGAGGGGTCATCAGCGCGACACGACAAGACGAGTGA
- a CDS encoding ShlB/FhaC/HecB family hemolysin secretion/activation protein, with protein sequence MEDQKEEQNESEINEQSDGQSIELEGSSPYNAERTKQILRNCELSVDTSLENSCVNQLNAQLQIDGYINTRVVAEEIDGQVKLIIIPGKLVEINVNSKNEELAREIKDKLAPLLDQPFNIIQIKNALLNLERLGIVSSLSGSIGKLGSNPTKATLNITAEVAAKPWRGLSSVRNDGNAGSGEWRGLAVLQKSDLFARGDQFQFYGELNIDRDPELGAGIGSISYTYPLSRTWGVTGSFGASRRYLVEYPKPFRDLSFRQYQGLIQTDWTFLETESTNTYIFLGVSANHNNSYYKNETFPVIAGGGIDGDLTSGYARIGLGHQGARNSLSWTGQIYALQGINSFSSPDELNNLKTLGIQPSSAQAVGAYATGLWAIDRNLIAKAVAGGQYAFNPLTSSMGFGVGSDNGLRGLPGTLISGDNGWISNLELEWSFLKLKNNQFKLVPFGGAGGITTTRLGETFSDTIGSYGMLLRWQHKNQLVVDLGWASQFNTDDNEGLWNDWIIGDGIYSKVTFQF encoded by the coding sequence GTGGAGGATCAAAAAGAAGAACAGAATGAAAGCGAAATCAATGAGCAAAGCGATGGACAATCGATCGAATTAGAGGGTTCATCCCCATACAATGCTGAAAGAACAAAGCAAATCCTGAGAAACTGCGAATTATCGGTCGACACCAGCCTCGAAAACAGCTGCGTCAATCAACTCAATGCTCAGTTGCAAATAGATGGATACATCAATACACGCGTCGTTGCCGAGGAAATCGATGGACAGGTCAAGTTGATCATCATTCCTGGTAAATTAGTTGAAATCAATGTCAACTCTAAAAATGAAGAGCTTGCCAGAGAAATCAAAGATAAATTAGCCCCACTTCTTGATCAACCCTTTAACATCATCCAAATCAAAAATGCACTGCTGAATCTGGAGCGCTTGGGAATCGTCAGCAGCCTCTCAGGAAGTATTGGGAAACTAGGCAGCAATCCAACGAAAGCAACACTAAACATCACAGCGGAAGTCGCAGCAAAACCATGGCGAGGGCTGTCGTCCGTTCGGAATGATGGAAATGCGGGGAGCGGCGAGTGGAGAGGCTTAGCTGTCCTGCAAAAATCAGATCTCTTCGCTCGAGGCGATCAATTTCAATTTTATGGAGAATTAAATATTGACCGAGACCCAGAACTTGGTGCTGGCATTGGCTCCATCAGCTATACCTACCCGTTATCCCGAACATGGGGAGTGACAGGATCTTTTGGCGCGAGCAGGCGCTATCTGGTTGAATATCCAAAACCATTCCGCGATTTAAGCTTTAGACAATATCAGGGATTAATCCAGACCGATTGGACCTTTTTAGAAACTGAATCAACGAACACCTATATTTTTCTCGGAGTAAGTGCAAACCACAACAATAGTTACTACAAAAATGAGACGTTCCCAGTTATCGCCGGTGGAGGAATTGATGGAGACCTAACCAGTGGATATGCTCGCATCGGTCTTGGGCATCAAGGTGCAAGAAATTCACTGTCTTGGACGGGACAGATCTATGCACTACAGGGGATCAATTCATTCAGCAGCCCCGATGAACTGAATAACCTCAAAACACTTGGAATTCAACCAAGTAGTGCACAAGCAGTGGGCGCTTATGCAACAGGGCTCTGGGCCATCGATCGGAACTTGATTGCAAAGGCTGTTGCTGGAGGACAATATGCATTCAACCCTTTAACCAGCAGTATGGGATTTGGCGTCGGCAGCGACAACGGCTTAAGAGGGTTGCCCGGAACCTTGATCAGTGGTGACAACGGTTGGATCAGCAACTTAGAGTTGGAATGGTCATTCCTAAAATTAAAAAATAACCAGTTCAAACTTGTCCCTTTCGGAGGGGCGGGAGGAATTACGACAACACGTCTGGGAGAAACATTCAGCGACACAATTGGTTCCTATGGAATGCTATTGAGATGGCAACATAAAAATCAACTCGTTGTTGATCTTGGTTGGGCGAGTCAATTCAATACGGATGACAATGAAGGACTGTGGAACGACTGGATTATTGGTGACGGAATTTACTCAAAGGTGACATTCCAGTTTTAA
- a CDS encoding CHAT domain-containing protein, whose product MTGFPCKRIVLSLGLPFALIASAAQPARSQIATSGRFETSINGGSGTQSCVSGVCAISGGTDAGSNKFHRFTLFDANRTSESSISGVTIETDSQSNVILGVASSSNGFNLSVPLSLDSNANLFIVSPDGVSLSTGASFSNVTDLTLANLSAFPIGVGQFSVNSTKSEVELLTGSPVLSRTNPGLSTVASNSPITISGITLSVDGSLYVHANSDLTVSNTVLNASSTLDVGGTLSIADSILDDNSLISLYTEFGDIDIVDSSISGNSSVTIDSGADFVFFGSDLIGNLPYTSSQFLSSFEVVDALPFFTIQAVGMIDIDDSSFDLNGPFTLISSTSDLLITNSDFLDNLYPYLESIEGNVTFDNLALSNNAYFDVTAFADATFLSSSVAGNDLVFQALQGDAVIFNSLVEGNDLLIRAPQGDAKIVSSDLLNNVATVRSTDGDALIIDSNSSSNVLDVVSESGDAAIVDSDVVDTDVVVVSTDGDSGIVDSSVVNTVADVGSETGDAAIAGSEVIGSDVLAISSEGDVVVLGSNVDESVFEAAALTGNIDVFNSEFINNQELAFVADFDVAISESSVSGNELVVIDVGNDALIDSTTMSDNEGLVVDSANDLIIASTNESESGLVDISLGGSTQDSGSLGPETSSSDTSSSSQQSSLYGSSSSSSSSSSSESDGDSTSATGSNSESAAETSSDSESESNAESSTDEGGNENASTTATNEDASDSQSGESTSSEPGDSSAPSFQISTIDANVVASNLRDSIDSNTVEVLSALGLDDISPIPASELTPARISQSLNDARQVYQSLSISALDQSTSIIASELSSNSAFISSSSSESEFNPAFLNISFTQNSDLGVGDSAKGFVDLTLITSDGTVTGRRTELPVAEFSNLLRGFYGKITSQRSLDPALQTSEASRLYSLFLEPLQDVMTTEKITTVLVSADRGLQAIPFSALARQGQYTVENLSFSFTPSLSLTDLSIPLANSELDRILIMGSTQFSELSPLPYVNQEVENIGQYYGGQSVLGEQFTSSRAVSDLRSSNESLIHLATHADFKGGSPDQSMIYTIDGSISFEAFKSIRRNRELNPINLFVLSACRSALGDSDSEMGLAGLALQAGSKSAIGSLWYVDDLATSAFFSQFYRYLSRGVSKSTALTQTQRDFASGKIKIEGSDVVFEAGDVLLSGLSASQKYNYPSDFRHPFFWSGFILLGTPW is encoded by the coding sequence ATGACTGGCTTTCCTTGTAAGCGGATTGTTTTGTCTCTTGGGCTGCCCTTTGCTTTGATTGCTTCCGCAGCCCAGCCAGCAAGGTCGCAGATTGCAACGTCAGGTCGGTTTGAGACATCCATTAATGGCGGGTCTGGTACACAGTCCTGCGTTTCGGGTGTTTGTGCCATTAGTGGTGGAACCGATGCTGGCTCGAATAAATTTCATCGTTTCACTTTGTTTGATGCAAATAGAACTTCCGAGTCTTCCATATCTGGAGTGACAATTGAAACAGACTCCCAGAGCAACGTCATTCTTGGAGTGGCTTCGTCATCCAACGGCTTCAATCTTAGTGTTCCCTTGAGTCTTGACTCGAATGCCAACTTGTTCATTGTTTCCCCTGATGGCGTTTCTTTATCAACAGGTGCTTCCTTCTCCAATGTTACTGATCTGACGCTTGCTAATCTCTCCGCATTCCCGATCGGTGTAGGACAGTTTTCGGTTAATTCAACTAAAAGTGAAGTTGAATTGTTGACTGGTTCACCAGTGCTTAGCCGTACAAATCCAGGCTTGTCAACTGTTGCGTCCAATTCCCCGATCACCATTAGTGGCATCACGCTCTCTGTTGATGGCTCGTTGTATGTGCATGCAAATTCTGATTTAACAGTCTCGAATACGGTCCTCAATGCATCGTCTACTCTTGATGTTGGTGGCACGCTTTCAATTGCTGACTCAATACTTGACGATAATTCGTTGATCTCGCTCTACACAGAATTTGGTGATATCGATATTGTTGATTCAAGTATTAGCGGCAATTCGAGTGTGACCATTGATAGTGGTGCCGATTTTGTATTTTTTGGTTCCGATCTGATTGGGAATTTGCCGTACACAAGCTCGCAATTTCTGTCCAGCTTTGAAGTTGTTGATGCACTGCCTTTCTTCACGATTCAAGCTGTTGGGATGATTGATATTGATGATTCAAGTTTTGACCTCAATGGTCCCTTCACATTGATCTCGTCCACGTCTGACCTTTTAATTACTAATTCTGATTTCTTGGATAATCTCTATCCTTACTTGGAGTCAATTGAGGGTAATGTGACGTTTGACAATTTAGCGTTGTCTAACAATGCTTACTTTGACGTCACTGCCTTTGCTGATGCCACTTTTTTGAGTTCTTCCGTGGCTGGAAATGATCTCGTGTTTCAAGCTCTGCAGGGCGATGCTGTGATTTTCAACTCTTTGGTTGAAGGCAATGATCTGCTGATTCGTGCTCCGCAAGGAGACGCAAAGATTGTCAGCTCAGACCTTTTAAATAATGTCGCCACCGTGCGATCTACCGACGGTGATGCATTAATTATTGATTCAAATTCAAGCAGCAATGTTTTGGATGTTGTCTCTGAATCTGGTGATGCTGCCATCGTTGATTCTGATGTCGTTGATACTGATGTTGTTGTTGTTTCCACCGATGGCGATTCAGGCATCGTTGATTCGAGCGTTGTGAATACCGTGGCCGATGTGGGCTCTGAAACGGGTGATGCAGCGATTGCAGGCTCTGAAGTGATCGGGAGCGACGTTCTCGCTATTTCTTCTGAGGGTGATGTTGTTGTTTTGGGATCGAATGTTGATGAGAGTGTGTTTGAGGCTGCGGCGCTGACGGGTAATATTGATGTTTTTAACTCCGAGTTTATTAATAATCAAGAGCTTGCCTTTGTTGCTGATTTTGATGTTGCGATATCAGAATCTTCTGTGAGTGGTAATGAGCTTGTGGTGATTGATGTTGGTAATGATGCGCTGATTGACTCCACGACCATGTCTGACAACGAAGGTCTGGTGGTGGATAGTGCTAATGATTTAATCATTGCGTCTACAAATGAGAGTGAGAGTGGTTTAGTTGATATTTCACTAGGTGGTTCGACGCAAGATTCAGGCTCTCTTGGCCCAGAGACTTCCTCTTCAGACACATCTTCTTCGTCACAACAATCGTCATTGTATGGATCTTCATCTTCATCTTCATCTTCCTCTTCCTCTGAGTCGGATGGAGACAGCACGAGTGCAACAGGATCGAATTCTGAATCAGCTGCCGAGACCAGTTCGGATTCCGAATCTGAATCCAATGCTGAGAGTTCTACTGATGAAGGTGGCAATGAAAACGCATCCACTACGGCGACGAATGAAGACGCTTCTGATTCACAATCGGGTGAATCAACCTCCAGTGAGCCCGGAGACTCATCAGCTCCTTCCTTCCAGATTTCAACCATTGATGCAAATGTTGTTGCTTCAAATCTGAGGGATTCGATTGATTCCAATACGGTAGAGGTGCTTTCGGCTCTCGGTCTTGATGACATCAGCCCTATTCCTGCCAGCGAGTTGACACCGGCACGCATTTCCCAAAGTTTGAATGATGCACGTCAGGTTTATCAGTCCCTAAGTATTTCTGCACTGGACCAATCGACATCGATCATTGCCAGTGAGCTCTCTAGTAACAGTGCTTTCATCAGCTCAAGCTCATCCGAGTCAGAGTTTAACCCTGCTTTTTTAAATATTTCATTTACCCAAAACTCTGATCTTGGTGTGGGTGATTCTGCGAAGGGGTTTGTTGATCTTACTTTGATCACATCAGATGGAACCGTGACTGGTCGACGTACAGAGCTTCCTGTCGCAGAATTTTCAAATCTTCTGCGTGGTTTTTATGGAAAAATTACCAGTCAACGTTCATTAGATCCTGCTCTTCAAACATCAGAAGCATCACGGCTGTATTCATTGTTTCTTGAGCCGCTTCAGGATGTGATGACCACCGAAAAAATCACAACTGTCTTAGTTTCCGCTGACCGTGGTCTACAAGCAATTCCTTTCTCTGCGCTTGCCCGACAAGGACAATACACTGTTGAAAACCTTTCATTCTCGTTTACACCTTCGCTATCACTCACTGATTTATCCATACCACTGGCAAATTCTGAACTGGATCGAATTCTGATCATGGGCTCCACCCAGTTTTCGGAATTATCCCCGCTTCCATATGTGAATCAAGAAGTTGAAAATATTGGTCAATATTATGGTGGTCAATCTGTGCTTGGAGAACAGTTCACTTCATCGAGGGCTGTTTCAGATTTACGTTCATCGAATGAGTCTCTGATTCATTTGGCAACCCATGCTGATTTCAAAGGAGGAAGTCCTGATCAATCAATGATTTATACAATTGATGGCTCAATTTCTTTTGAAGCCTTCAAGTCGATACGTCGTAATCGAGAATTGAATCCTATCAACTTGTTTGTTCTCAGCGCTTGTCGTAGTGCTCTAGGCGACAGTGATAGTGAAATGGGTCTTGCTGGCTTGGCTCTTCAAGCTGGTTCCAAGAGTGCCATTGGTTCCCTTTGGTATGTGGATGATTTGGCTACTTCAGCATTCTTCTCACAGTTTTATCGCTATTTGAGTCGTGGAGTGTCTAAATCGACCGCGTTGACGCAGACCCAGCGCGACTTCGCTTCGGGAAAAATCAAGATTGAAGGTTCAGACGTTGTTTTCGAAGCCGGTGATGTCCTTTTGTCGGGTCTGTCTGCATCGCAGAAATATAATTATCCAAGCGACTTTCGACATCCATTCTTTTGGTCTGGATTTATTCTGCTTGGTACGCCCTGGTAA
- a CDS encoding CHASE2 domain-containing protein, whose amino-acid sequence MNRFRQLLQSTGPYLAALGILVLLRSTGLAQTLDLVIYDLITSERSKDSRQDQPITVVGIEESDIQRFGWPIDDSIFCEAFDALNASGVAAIGFDIYRDQGVGEQQQCLRDRFRDEPTLVAIFNVAAGIAAVPGTPVERQSYNDLTLDADGVVRRDLVHVTGQDEATVAFPLRVLEVATGDRSLRDALDAGADQGPWLSANSGGYHNEIDAGLGMQRLMRYREPGSFATYTLAEIIDGEVPEAMLRDHIVLIGSTAPSLRDVFEMPHTRFNRGERLFTISGVEVHANRLATLMDERNGSFQAGWLMPGWGNLLMVIGFASTGLLLGERIPKQRVSILVVGLVASGTAAGLSALLWNHIWIGMAMPITGLLSFSGAAWLRRGMESQQHSQQIQQLLGQTTSPAVAQQLWEQRDSLLSNGRFQGQQLPITSLFTDIASFTTVSESMSPPELMDWLNRSMEICVPAITQRDGMVNKFTGDGMLAVFGVPLPGNPSAEAQAAIEAAFEIKEGLENLNVKLQAEGTPTMRVRMGIHSGEALVGSMGSTERIEYAVIGDAVNCASRLESYDKNRHKGVLRVLISSTTLELLPTEFRQSLNLDYWGPIQVKGREEPLEVSQLKFDNLND is encoded by the coding sequence ATGAATCGCTTCCGCCAACTGCTGCAATCCACCGGCCCCTATCTCGCCGCCTTGGGAATCTTGGTGCTTCTGCGCAGCACGGGCTTGGCCCAAACTCTTGATTTGGTGATCTATGACCTGATCACAAGTGAGCGATCCAAGGATTCAAGGCAAGACCAACCGATCACTGTGGTGGGCATTGAAGAAAGCGACATCCAACGCTTTGGATGGCCCATTGATGACAGCATCTTTTGCGAAGCCTTTGACGCGCTCAATGCCAGCGGCGTCGCCGCCATCGGCTTCGACATTTACCGAGACCAGGGTGTAGGAGAACAGCAGCAATGCCTGCGTGACCGCTTCCGTGATGAGCCAACCCTGGTGGCCATTTTCAACGTAGCTGCCGGCATTGCAGCTGTTCCCGGCACACCGGTCGAACGCCAGTCGTACAACGACCTCACCCTGGATGCTGATGGAGTGGTGCGTCGAGATCTGGTGCATGTCACAGGACAGGACGAAGCAACGGTGGCCTTTCCATTGCGCGTGCTGGAAGTCGCCACCGGCGATCGATCCTTACGGGACGCCTTGGATGCAGGTGCGGATCAAGGCCCATGGTTGTCGGCAAATAGTGGTGGATATCACAACGAAATTGATGCGGGGCTCGGGATGCAGCGGTTGATGCGTTACCGCGAACCGGGAAGCTTCGCGACCTACACCTTGGCGGAGATCATCGACGGTGAGGTGCCGGAAGCGATGCTTCGGGACCACATCGTGCTGATCGGCAGCACAGCACCCTCTCTTCGTGATGTCTTCGAGATGCCACACACGCGGTTTAACCGGGGCGAGCGGCTTTTCACAATTTCGGGTGTGGAAGTGCATGCCAACCGGCTGGCCACCTTGATGGACGAGCGCAACGGAAGCTTTCAAGCGGGTTGGTTGATGCCTGGCTGGGGCAATCTGCTGATGGTGATCGGCTTTGCCAGCACCGGACTGCTGCTCGGAGAGCGGATCCCAAAGCAACGAGTCAGCATTCTTGTTGTTGGCCTCGTGGCCAGCGGAACCGCTGCTGGGCTCTCAGCACTGCTCTGGAATCACATCTGGATCGGCATGGCAATGCCGATCACAGGTCTACTCAGTTTCAGCGGTGCTGCCTGGCTGCGCCGTGGCATGGAAAGCCAACAACACTCCCAACAAATTCAACAATTACTCGGCCAAACAACATCGCCGGCGGTTGCGCAACAACTCTGGGAACAACGCGACTCCTTGCTCAGCAACGGACGTTTCCAAGGACAACAGCTACCGATCACTTCACTGTTCACAGATATCGCTTCATTCACCACTGTGTCCGAAAGCATGAGTCCGCCGGAGTTAATGGACTGGTTGAACCGCAGCATGGAAATCTGCGTGCCCGCCATCACCCAAAGGGACGGCATGGTGAACAAATTCACCGGCGATGGGATGTTGGCCGTCTTCGGGGTGCCGTTACCAGGGAATCCATCGGCAGAAGCTCAGGCGGCGATTGAAGCCGCATTTGAAATCAAAGAGGGACTGGAGAATCTCAACGTGAAGCTCCAGGCCGAAGGAACACCCACCATGCGCGTGCGCATGGGCATTCACTCCGGTGAGGCACTGGTGGGTTCGATGGGAAGCACTGAACGGATCGAATACGCAGTGATCGGAGACGCTGTGAACTGCGCATCAAGACTAGAAAGCTATGACAAAAATCGCCATAAAGGAGTACTGCGCGTTCTGATCTCCAGCACCACATTGGAACTCCTCCCAACCGAATTCCGCCAATCCTTAAACTTGGACTATTGGGGCCCTATTCAGGTCAAAGGACGCGAAGAGCCGTTAGAAGTCAGCCAGTTGAAGTTCGACAATTTGAACGATTAA